The following are encoded together in the Carbonactinospora thermoautotrophica genome:
- a CDS encoding metallophosphoesterase family protein — MRLLLISDTHIPKRAKDLPARVWAEVGAADAVIHAGDWVDVAMLDALAARARQLIGVYGNNDGPALRRRLPEVAYAEFGGLRFAVVHETGPTRGREERCAARFPNVDVLVFGHSHIPWDSTAPNGPRLLNPGSPTDRRREPHPTYMTVDLADRGITAVTLHPLPG; from the coding sequence GTGCGGCTGCTGTTGATCTCGGACACCCACATCCCGAAGCGGGCGAAGGACCTGCCCGCCCGGGTGTGGGCCGAGGTCGGCGCGGCTGACGCGGTCATCCACGCCGGGGACTGGGTGGACGTGGCCATGCTCGACGCGCTGGCGGCGCGGGCCCGGCAGCTCATCGGCGTGTACGGCAACAACGACGGCCCAGCACTGCGCCGCCGGCTGCCCGAGGTGGCGTACGCCGAGTTCGGCGGGCTGCGCTTCGCCGTGGTCCACGAGACTGGCCCCACCCGGGGCCGCGAGGAGCGCTGTGCCGCCCGGTTCCCGAACGTGGACGTGCTCGTGTTCGGGCACAGCCACATCCCGTGGGACTCCACCGCCCCGAACGGGCCGCGCCTGCTCAACCCCGGCTCGCCCACCGACCGCCGCCGCGAGCCGCACCCCACCTACATGACGGTCGACCTGGCCGACCGCGGGATCA